A single Natranaerobius thermophilus JW/NM-WN-LF DNA region contains:
- a CDS encoding RidA family protein, whose product MNKPNPEKKLQELGIELPEPPKPVASYVPSVKSGNMVFVSGQIPLVQGNLQYEGKVGGEVSLEDAYEAAKLCTINCLSVVKGEIGDLSKIKKIVKVTGYVSSESGFNKQPQVINGSSDFLGEVFGEVGEHSRAAVGVSELPLNSPVEVDMIVEIEE is encoded by the coding sequence TTGAATAAACCAAATCCAGAAAAAAAGTTACAAGAACTGGGGATTGAACTACCAGAACCACCAAAGCCTGTAGCTTCATACGTACCATCAGTCAAATCAGGAAATATGGTGTTTGTGTCCGGACAAATACCTTTAGTACAAGGTAACTTGCAGTATGAAGGAAAAGTTGGAGGAGAGGTTAGTTTAGAGGATGCTTATGAAGCTGCTAAACTTTGCACCATTAATTGTTTAAGTGTAGTAAAAGGTGAAATCGGAGATTTATCAAAAATCAAGAAAATAGTTAAGGTCACCGGATATGTAAGTAGCGAATCTGGATTTAATAAACAGCCTCAGGTAATAAACGGCTCAAGTGACTTTTTAGGTGAAGTTTTTGGCGAAGTAGGGGAACATTCAAGAGCTGCCGTGGGTGTTAGTGAATTGCCGTTAAATAGCCCAGTTGAAGTTGATATGATAGTAGAAATCGAAGAATAA
- a CDS encoding spore maturation protein, whose protein sequence is MFEVVNFISKWAVPAMITITLLYGYFKKINVFDVFIEGAKEGFETSVKLIPSLVAMLSALGIFRASGGMDFILEIIEPVMDTFNIPTEVVPLALMRPISGSSTFAMTTELIHSHGPDSLVGRIASTMQGSTDTTLFVLTVYFGAVGIKKTRHAMGVGLVGDFVGFIVSVFICLAVFT, encoded by the coding sequence GTGTTTGAAGTTGTTAACTTTATTTCAAAATGGGCAGTTCCTGCAATGATAACCATCACCCTTCTGTATGGTTATTTTAAGAAGATAAATGTCTTCGATGTTTTTATAGAAGGTGCTAAAGAAGGTTTTGAGACATCAGTTAAATTAATCCCTTCTTTAGTGGCTATGTTAAGTGCTCTCGGTATTTTTAGAGCCAGTGGTGGTATGGATTTTATCTTAGAAATCATAGAGCCTGTTATGGATACATTTAATATTCCTACAGAAGTTGTCCCCTTGGCATTAATGAGACCGATTTCTGGATCTAGTACTTTCGCAATGACTACAGAATTAATTCACAGTCATGGACCAGATTCTCTAGTAGGACGAATCGCTTCCACAATGCAAGGAAGTACTGATACAACTCTTTTTGTATTAACTGTATATTTCGGAGCCGTTGGAATTAAAAAAACTAGACATGCCATGGGAGTAGGCCTAGTGGGGGATTTTGTAGGTTTTATAGTTTCAGTGTTTATTTGCCTTGCAGTTTTTACTTAA
- a CDS encoding nucleoside recognition domain-containing protein: protein MINIIWLTFIIGGFIFAFINDNVEEVTQALFDSADQAVSLAIGLISIMTFWLGIMKIIERSGLINLINKALTPLARLLFPSVPRDHPAMNLILMNMSANLLGMGNAATPFGIKAMEQLQELNEKKEEATNAMCTFLAVNTSSLTLIPTAVIGIRSAADSKEPAEIVGTTVIATFCSSLAAIVTDKIAQKFS from the coding sequence TTGATAAATATTATATGGCTCACCTTTATAATAGGTGGTTTTATTTTTGCTTTTATTAATGACAATGTAGAAGAAGTTACTCAAGCTCTTTTTGATTCTGCAGATCAAGCAGTGAGCTTGGCCATCGGACTTATTAGTATTATGACTTTTTGGTTAGGAATTATGAAAATAATTGAAAGATCAGGCTTGATAAATTTAATCAATAAAGCCCTAACCCCTTTAGCGAGATTATTATTTCCTAGTGTACCAAGAGATCATCCTGCCATGAACTTAATTTTAATGAATATGAGCGCAAATTTACTGGGTATGGGGAATGCAGCAACCCCCTTTGGAATCAAAGCTATGGAACAATTACAAGAGTTAAATGAGAAAAAAGAAGAAGCTACTAATGCAATGTGTACATTTTTGGCTGTAAATACATCAAGTTTAACCTTAATTCCAACAGCAGTAATTGGGATCCGAAGTGCAGCGGATTCAAAAGAACCAGCTGAGATTGTTGGTACTACTGTAATAGCTACTTTTTGTTCATCCTTAGCAGCTATTGTTACGGATAAAATTGCCCAAAAGTTTAGCTGA